One Streptomyces dangxiongensis genomic window, CGGTGTCACCTTCAACGTCGAGAACAAGCTGCGCACGCTGCTGTGGGGCTGGGCGGGGGAACCCCTGACCCCCGAGGCCGTCGGCGTCCTCAAGGGCCTGCGGGACGCCCTGGACGGGCCGCTGGGCGAGCGACTGGGCGGGCTGGTCACGGACGCCGAGACGGACGCCACGCGCGCGCGGGTCGACGCGCTGCTCGCCTCGGGCCTGCACCCGGAGCCGAACGGGGAGTGGCCGGCGATTCCCTGGCCACCGGTGTGAGGGCCGCGACCGTGGGTGTCAGCACACGCGGCGCCGAGATGCAAGAACGCAGAACCGGCCGTCCGGCCTGATCCCGTTCGTACGCGCAGCTCGGCGCCGGTTAGGCTCATGTACATGCATGCCTGGCCCGCTTCCGAGGTCCCCGCCCTGCCTGGTCAGGGCCGCGACCTGAGGATCCACGACACCGCGACCGGCGGTCCGGTCACCCTCGACCCCGGTCCTGTCGCCCGAATCTATGTCTGCGGCATCACCCCGTACGACGCGACCCACATGGGTCACGCGGCGACCTACAACGCGTTCGACCTCGTCCAGCGCGTGTGGCTCGACACCAAGCGGCAGGTCCACTACGTCCAGAACGTCACCGACGTCGACGATCCGCTGCTGGAGCGCGCGGAGCGGGACGGCGTCGACTGGGTCGCCCTCGCCGAGAAGGAGACGGCCCTCTTCCGCGAGGACATGACCGCGCTGCGGATGCTCCCGCCGCGGCACTACATAGGCGCCGTGGAGGCGATACCGGGCATCGTCCCGCTGGTGGAGCGGCTGCGCGACCTCGGCGCGGCCTACGAGCTGGACGGCGACGTCTACTTCTCCGTCGAGTCCGACCCGCACTTCGGCACGGTCTCCCACCTGGACGCCGCCGCCATGCGGCTGCTGTCCGCCGAGCGCGGCGGCGACCCGGACCGTCCGGGCAAGAAGAACCCGCTGGACCCGATGCTGTGGTCGGCGGCCCGGCCCGGCGAGCCGAGCTGGGACGGCGGCACCCTCGGCCGGGGCCGGCCCGGCTGGCACATCGAGTGCGTGGCCATCGCCCTCGACCACCTCGGCATGGGCTTCGACGTCCAGGGCGGCGGCTCCGACCTGGCCTTCCCGCACCACGAGATGGGCGCCTCGCACGCCCAGGTGCTCACCGGCGCGTTCCCGATGGCCCGCGCGTACGTGCACGCCGGCATGGTCGCCCTGGACGGCGAGAAGATGTCCAAGTCCAAGGGCAACCTGGTCTTCGTCTCCCGGCTGCGCCGCGACGGCGTCGACCCGGCGGCGATCCGGCTCTCGCTGCTGGCCCACCACTACCGTGCCGACTGGGAGTGGACCGACCAGGTCCTCCAGGACGCCGTGGC contains:
- the mshC gene encoding cysteine--1-D-myo-inosityl 2-amino-2-deoxy-alpha-D-glucopyranoside ligase, whose product is MHAWPASEVPALPGQGRDLRIHDTATGGPVTLDPGPVARIYVCGITPYDATHMGHAATYNAFDLVQRVWLDTKRQVHYVQNVTDVDDPLLERAERDGVDWVALAEKETALFREDMTALRMLPPRHYIGAVEAIPGIVPLVERLRDLGAAYELDGDVYFSVESDPHFGTVSHLDAAAMRLLSAERGGDPDRPGKKNPLDPMLWSAARPGEPSWDGGTLGRGRPGWHIECVAIALDHLGMGFDVQGGGSDLAFPHHEMGASHAQVLTGAFPMARAYVHAGMVALDGEKMSKSKGNLVFVSRLRRDGVDPAAIRLSLLAHHYRADWEWTDQVLQDAVARLGRWRAAVSRPDGPSAEALVEEIRAALADDLDAPAALAAVDRWAARQEREGGTDTGAPGLASRAVDALLGVAL